One genomic segment of Alkalimarinus alittae includes these proteins:
- a CDS encoding accessory factor UbiK family protein: MLKYSTFTKLDDKEGPFMLTPQQILSSIHEQVGQFIPDVAKSAQDDLHNHVKMVVSSVLSKLDLVTREEFETQQAVLHRTRAMLETLEKQVSELEKTFADK, from the coding sequence ATGCTGAAATACAGCACGTTTACCAAACTGGATGATAAGGAAGGGCCGTTTATGTTAACCCCACAACAAATTTTAAGCTCTATTCATGAACAGGTAGGGCAGTTTATTCCTGATGTCGCTAAGTCTGCACAAGATGACCTGCATAACCATGTAAAAATGGTCGTAAGCAGTGTCTTGAGTAAACTTGACCTCGTGACTCGCGAAGAGTTCGAAACACAGCAAGCGGTACTTCATAGAACACGTGCTATGTTAGAAACATTAGAAAAACAAGTTAGCGAGCTAGAAAAGACGTTTGCTGATAAGTAG
- the glnK gene encoding P-II family nitrogen regulator yields the protein MKLVTAIIKPFKLDDVREALSEIGVQGITVTEVKGFGRQKGHTELYRGAEYVVDFLPKVKVEIAIATDLLDQVIEAITKAANTGKIGDGKIFVTTLEQVIRIRTGETGADAV from the coding sequence ATGAAACTCGTAACTGCCATTATAAAACCATTTAAACTCGATGACGTGCGTGAAGCATTGTCTGAAATTGGCGTGCAAGGAATTACCGTAACAGAAGTCAAAGGCTTCGGTCGTCAAAAAGGCCACACAGAGCTTTACCGAGGTGCTGAGTACGTTGTGGACTTTCTACCTAAAGTAAAAGTTGAAATCGCTATTGCGACTGATTTACTTGATCAGGTTATCGAAGCCATTACGAAAGCCGCTAACACTGGAAAAATCGGCGATGGCAAGATCTTTGTTACAACGCTTGAGCAAGTTATTCGTATACGTACCGGCGAAACGGGTGCAGACGCAGTTTAA
- a CDS encoding YifB family Mg chelatase-like AAA ATPase, which yields MSLSIIYSRARVGVSSPLVTVETHISNGLPSLSIVGLPETAVKESKDRVRSALINSGFEFPNRRITINLAPADLPKEGGRYDLAIALGILAASHQLPAEPLVSREFIGELALTGDVRSVKGCLPAAMACGKEGRTLYVPSQNSEEASLCRSTRMLAADHLLQVCSDIKGDSLLPELAFDQTRQNDGVIPDLLEVKGQFLARRALEIAAAASLNLLFYGPPGTGKSMLASRLPGILPGLTESEALEVAAIHSIGGQPVDFASWGRRPFRTPHHTASAVALVGGGSSPKPGEISLAHNGVLFLDELPEYSRKVLEVLREPLESGHIAISRAASQITFPARFQLVAAMNPCPCGYHGHPSIECTDTPQQVIKYRQKLSGPLLDRFDMHVEVPAQAADVLIAKSLNTESSETVRKRVLIARDIQFHRSGKANRELSGTELEEVCKLNDQSRSLLENAMNRLGLSARAFHRVLRVARTIADLQQAEVVSMQHITEALGYRKLDRKAT from the coding sequence ATGTCACTTTCAATTATCTATAGTCGCGCCCGCGTGGGTGTCAGTTCACCCTTGGTGACGGTCGAGACTCATATCTCAAATGGCCTACCGAGCCTCTCTATTGTTGGGTTACCTGAAACCGCCGTTAAAGAAAGTAAAGATCGAGTTAGAAGTGCGCTCATTAACTCTGGCTTTGAATTCCCCAATAGAAGAATCACTATCAATTTAGCCCCTGCAGACTTGCCGAAAGAAGGAGGTCGCTATGATTTAGCGATCGCGCTTGGTATTTTGGCGGCATCTCATCAGCTGCCAGCAGAACCGTTGGTGAGTAGAGAGTTTATCGGTGAATTGGCGTTAACGGGTGATGTTCGTTCGGTAAAGGGGTGTCTGCCTGCTGCAATGGCTTGTGGTAAAGAAGGGCGAACACTTTATGTGCCTTCACAAAATAGCGAAGAAGCGTCGCTGTGCCGTTCTACTCGAATGTTGGCCGCAGATCACTTATTACAAGTCTGCTCAGATATTAAGGGCGATAGTTTGCTGCCCGAACTGGCATTCGACCAAACTCGTCAGAATGATGGGGTGATACCTGATTTACTCGAGGTAAAAGGGCAATTTCTGGCAAGGCGCGCCTTAGAAATTGCTGCGGCTGCTAGCCTTAACCTGTTATTTTATGGCCCACCGGGTACCGGTAAAAGCATGCTGGCGTCTCGCTTACCCGGTATTTTGCCTGGTTTAACCGAAAGTGAAGCCTTAGAAGTTGCGGCCATTCACTCCATTGGTGGCCAGCCGGTTGATTTTGCGAGTTGGGGACGGCGTCCGTTTAGAACACCTCATCATACTGCTTCAGCTGTTGCCTTGGTGGGCGGAGGAAGTTCACCTAAACCGGGCGAAATTTCGCTGGCTCATAATGGCGTTCTCTTTCTCGATGAGTTGCCAGAATATAGCCGTAAGGTACTTGAAGTGCTGCGAGAGCCGCTAGAAAGTGGCCATATTGCTATTTCGAGGGCTGCTTCTCAGATAACGTTTCCGGCTAGGTTTCAGTTGGTTGCTGCAATGAATCCATGTCCTTGCGGCTATCATGGGCATCCGAGTATTGAGTGCACCGATACGCCACAGCAGGTGATCAAGTACCGGCAAAAACTCTCTGGGCCTTTGTTAGATCGTTTTGACATGCACGTAGAAGTACCTGCGCAAGCGGCCGATGTATTAATTGCGAAGTCTTTGAATACCGAAAGTAGTGAAACGGTTAGAAAGCGGGTGTTAATTGCCCGAGATATTCAATTCCACCGTTCAGGCAAGGCAAACCGTGAGCTATCTGGAACCGAGCTAGAAGAGGTATGCAAATTGAATGACCAATCTCGATCGCTGCTTGAGAATGCCATGAATCGCTTAGGGTTATCCGCCAGAGCATTTCATCGGGTGCTAAGGGTGGCGAGAACCATCGCAGACCTTCAGCAGGCCGAGGTGGTTTCGATGCAGCATATCACTGAGGCGTTGGGATATAGAAAACTTGATCGAAAGGCAACATAA
- a CDS encoding nucleoside deaminase — MEQHHIELIRQAIQLAQHNIKHALGGPFGAIIAKDGVEIASGCNSVTTGNDPTAHAEIMAIRSACQTLNTWDLKGYELYTSCEPCPMCLGAAYWAGVSKIWFSANREDASLVGFDDSDMYRELSKPIEQRTMKMSALIPDEGRALLEQWLKKPDRVEY; from the coding sequence ATGGAACAACACCATATTGAGCTCATTAGACAAGCCATACAACTAGCGCAACACAATATAAAACACGCTCTTGGCGGCCCGTTTGGTGCCATTATTGCCAAAGATGGTGTTGAAATAGCGTCTGGCTGCAATAGCGTTACTACTGGCAATGACCCTACCGCTCATGCCGAGATAATGGCTATTCGCAGCGCTTGCCAAACGCTCAACACCTGGGACCTTAAAGGCTACGAGTTATATACCAGCTGCGAACCATGCCCGATGTGCCTAGGTGCCGCTTATTGGGCAGGTGTTAGCAAAATATGGTTTTCTGCAAATAGAGAGGACGCCAGCCTAGTGGGTTTTGATGATAGCGATATGTACCGGGAGCTCTCAAAGCCTATTGAGCAACGAACAATGAAAATGTCTGCACTTATTCCGGATGAAGGCCGAGCACTACTAGAACAGTGGCTTAAAAAACCTGACAGAGTTGAATACTAA
- a CDS encoding ammonium transporter, translating into MENQIFQLQYAMDTFYFLVCGALVMWMAAGFAMLEAGLVRSKNTTEILTKNVALFAISCTMYMICGYAIMYQGGAELFFLSGIEADGVAGAEEAASYAPAADFFFQVVFVATAMSIVSGAVAERMKLWAFLAFAVVMTAFIYPMEGSWTWGGESVFGLFSLSELTENVIVDGEMTYYAFTDFAGSGIVHLAGAAAALAGVLLLGARKGKYGANGQINAIPGANLPMATLGTFILWLGWFGFNGGSVLALASVESANAVAVVFMNTNAAAAGGAMAALITARLLFGKADLTMLLNGALAGLVSITAGPDTPTALSATVIGAIGGILVVFSIITLDKLKIDDPVGAISVHGVAGLFGVMVVPFTNEGTSFAAQAIGAATIFVWVFGASLIVWAILKAVIGIRVSEEEEYEGVDLAECGMEAYPEFSSK; encoded by the coding sequence ATGGAAAACCAAATTTTCCAATTGCAATATGCAATGGACACGTTCTACTTTCTCGTTTGTGGTGCTTTGGTCATGTGGATGGCCGCAGGGTTTGCGATGCTCGAAGCCGGCCTTGTACGCTCTAAAAACACCACTGAAATCTTAACTAAAAACGTCGCGCTTTTCGCGATTTCTTGCACCATGTACATGATTTGCGGTTACGCCATTATGTATCAAGGTGGCGCCGAGTTATTCTTCTTGAGCGGAATCGAAGCTGATGGTGTAGCAGGCGCTGAAGAAGCGGCGAGCTATGCTCCTGCAGCAGATTTCTTCTTCCAGGTTGTATTTGTTGCCACGGCGATGTCTATTGTTTCAGGTGCGGTTGCTGAGCGCATGAAATTATGGGCTTTCCTCGCATTTGCGGTTGTTATGACGGCATTCATCTACCCTATGGAAGGTAGCTGGACCTGGGGTGGAGAGTCAGTTTTCGGTCTATTCAGCCTATCTGAGCTAACTGAAAACGTAATCGTTGATGGCGAGATGACCTACTATGCGTTCACTGATTTCGCAGGGTCTGGTATCGTTCACTTAGCCGGTGCTGCAGCCGCATTAGCAGGCGTTCTTTTACTTGGCGCACGTAAAGGAAAATACGGGGCCAATGGCCAGATTAATGCGATACCTGGTGCAAACTTGCCAATGGCGACCTTGGGTACATTTATTCTTTGGTTAGGCTGGTTTGGCTTTAACGGTGGGTCTGTATTGGCACTCGCCAGTGTAGAAAGCGCTAATGCAGTAGCCGTCGTATTTATGAATACTAACGCAGCCGCAGCCGGTGGTGCTATGGCCGCTCTAATCACTGCACGCTTATTGTTTGGAAAAGCTGATTTAACCATGCTGTTAAACGGTGCATTAGCGGGCTTAGTTTCTATTACTGCAGGCCCTGATACACCTACAGCCCTTTCAGCTACGGTTATCGGTGCTATCGGTGGTATTCTGGTTGTATTTAGCATCATCACCTTAGATAAACTAAAAATTGATGACCCTGTCGGTGCGATCTCTGTTCACGGTGTAGCCGGTCTATTTGGTGTAATGGTTGTTCCCTTTACCAATGAAGGAACCTCTTTTGCAGCTCAGGCCATCGGCGCAGCAACCATCTTCGTATGGGTATTTGGTGCTTCATTGATCGTTTGGGCCATTCTTAAGGCCGTCATCGGAATTCGCGTCAGCGAAGAAGAAGAGTACGAGGGCGTTGACCT